Proteins encoded in a region of the Streptomyces akebiae genome:
- a CDS encoding AfsR/SARP family transcriptional regulator, with amino-acid sequence MALEPVRFAVLGSVRVERAGVEPAPGRPQERALLGLLLVRAGQPVTVSEIVDVLWGGRPPDSAVNVVRRHVGSLRRLLEPGLPNRAAGRWLIRDAGGYRLLVDDDSLDLLRFRRLRDEARRIAGDTHEPTARVVELLTEALALWRGPAGAGLPADVRERAGFAAVDRERTAAVREAADAALRAGTPAAVLPLLQEAAHDEPLDEPLLARLVRTLAATGYEARALDTYRAARARLADELGIDPGPELRDAHHAVLRGAGPDVEVRDQGGQGNAVLHGAGSPSGAASGADDGITGSPSSTSASAAPQPPTPPTAPTAVPAQLPHDLPTFTGRRAELDQVLALLTGHDDSGPGDDSHSGTGDDSRADDDSHSGTDGGPAHPVGTVVIGAIGGMAGIGKTTLAVHWAHRVAHRFPDGQLYVNLRGFAPSGGVMEAGEAVRIFLDALGVPPERVPHGVDAQAALYRSLLAGRRFLVLLDNARDTEQVRPLLPGAPGCLTIVTSRNQLSGLVSAHGAHTLALRPLDAAQARSFLERRLGAGRLAGEARAVAEIATLCGGLPLALACVAARAATHPDFPLSAIAAELRAAHGSLDAFSRTDAAANVGAVFSWSLGAVSAEAALLFPLLALHPGPDFSVAATASLARLSPRRARSLLAELSDVHLVGEPAPGRYALHDLLRAHAAELLEEQHPESARDAAVERLFAHYLHTAHAAEPLLAPHADPVPPGPLPPGVLAERPADHPRALAWLTAEYPVLLAVVGAAARSGHDRVACLLAWSLEPFFDRRGHWHDWTTVQRIALDAALRTADPVWEARGLRALARAESRLGLHGSARLRLNRALSLFTESGDTVGRADTHRSLGWTHDQEGDLPGALRHNRLAMELFRDSGRRAAYASVLNSVGWYHALLGEYQEALSHCQQALALLQEFGDRYGEASTWHTIAYAHHHLGRHPNALLGYGNALALYRELGVPYLEACTLVHIGDTHAAMSDHDSAVEVRQQALTLLITLGHPDAEQVRALLTASERYA; translated from the coding sequence TTGGCGCTGGAGCCGGTGCGGTTCGCGGTTCTGGGGTCGGTCCGCGTGGAGCGGGCGGGGGTGGAACCGGCGCCGGGGCGTCCGCAGGAGAGGGCGCTGCTGGGGCTGTTGCTGGTGCGGGCGGGGCAGCCGGTGACGGTGAGCGAGATCGTCGACGTGCTGTGGGGCGGGCGGCCGCCGGACAGCGCGGTGAACGTGGTCCGACGTCATGTGGGGTCGCTGCGGCGGCTGTTGGAGCCGGGCCTGCCCAACCGTGCCGCCGGACGGTGGCTGATACGGGACGCCGGCGGGTACCGGCTCCTGGTCGACGACGACTCCCTCGATCTGCTGCGGTTCCGTCGGCTGCGGGACGAGGCCCGTCGGATCGCCGGTGACACGCACGAGCCGACGGCACGGGTCGTGGAGCTTCTCACCGAGGCCCTGGCACTGTGGCGGGGGCCGGCCGGGGCCGGGCTCCCCGCCGATGTGCGGGAGCGCGCCGGGTTCGCGGCCGTCGACCGTGAACGGACGGCGGCCGTACGGGAAGCGGCCGACGCGGCGCTCCGGGCCGGCACCCCCGCCGCCGTACTCCCCCTGCTCCAGGAGGCCGCGCACGACGAACCGCTGGACGAACCTCTGCTGGCCCGGCTCGTTCGCACTCTCGCCGCCACCGGGTACGAGGCGCGGGCACTGGACACCTACCGAGCCGCCCGCGCGAGGCTCGCCGACGAGTTGGGCATCGATCCGGGACCGGAACTCCGCGACGCCCACCACGCCGTGCTGCGCGGCGCCGGGCCGGACGTGGAGGTGCGGGACCAGGGCGGTCAGGGCAACGCCGTTCTGCATGGCGCCGGTTCGCCGAGCGGCGCTGCTTCCGGGGCCGACGACGGCATCACCGGCTCTCCGTCCTCGACCTCGGCCTCCGCCGCACCCCAGCCCCCGACCCCACCGACCGCACCGACCGCCGTCCCCGCCCAACTGCCTCACGATCTGCCCACGTTCACCGGTCGTCGCGCCGAGCTGGACCAGGTCTTGGCACTCCTCACCGGCCACGACGACAGCGGCCCCGGCGACGACAGCCACAGCGGTACCGGCGACGACAGCCGTGCCGACGACGACAGCCACAGCGGTACCGATGGAGGCCCCGCGCACCCCGTCGGCACCGTCGTGATCGGCGCCATCGGGGGGATGGCCGGCATCGGGAAGACCACGCTGGCCGTGCACTGGGCCCATCGGGTCGCGCACCGGTTCCCGGACGGGCAGCTGTACGTCAACCTCAGGGGGTTCGCGCCCTCGGGTGGGGTGATGGAGGCGGGAGAAGCCGTGCGAATCTTCCTCGATGCGCTGGGCGTACCGCCGGAACGGGTGCCCCACGGTGTCGACGCCCAGGCCGCGCTGTACCGCAGCCTGTTGGCGGGACGGCGGTTCCTGGTGCTGCTGGACAACGCGCGGGACACCGAGCAGGTGCGGCCGTTGCTGCCGGGGGCGCCCGGCTGTCTGACCATCGTGACGAGCCGCAACCAACTGTCGGGCCTGGTCTCCGCGCACGGCGCGCACACGCTGGCGTTGCGCCCGCTGGACGCGGCGCAGGCACGGTCGTTCCTCGAACGCAGACTGGGAGCCGGCCGGCTCGCGGGCGAGGCGCGGGCGGTGGCGGAGATCGCGACACTGTGCGGGGGCCTGCCGCTGGCGCTGGCCTGTGTCGCGGCGCGGGCAGCCACGCACCCGGACTTCCCGTTGTCGGCGATCGCGGCGGAGCTGCGCGCGGCGCACGGCAGTCTGGACGCGTTCAGCCGGACGGACGCGGCCGCGAACGTCGGGGCGGTGTTCTCCTGGTCACTGGGGGCCGTGTCGGCCGAGGCGGCGCTCCTCTTCCCGCTGCTCGCGCTGCATCCCGGCCCGGACTTCTCCGTGGCGGCGACGGCGTCGCTCGCCCGTCTGTCCCCGCGCCGCGCACGGTCGCTCCTCGCCGAACTGTCCGACGTCCACCTCGTGGGCGAGCCCGCGCCCGGCCGGTACGCCCTGCACGACCTGCTGCGCGCCCACGCGGCCGAACTGCTGGAGGAACAGCACCCGGAGAGCGCGCGGGACGCGGCCGTCGAGCGGCTGTTCGCGCACTACCTGCACACCGCGCACGCCGCCGAGCCCCTCCTCGCCCCGCACGCGGACCCGGTGCCGCCGGGTCCGCTCCCGCCCGGCGTCCTCGCCGAACGGCCGGCCGACCACCCGCGGGCGCTGGCCTGGCTCACCGCCGAGTATCCGGTGCTGCTCGCCGTCGTCGGGGCGGCGGCCCGGTCCGGCCACGACCGGGTGGCCTGTCTGCTCGCCTGGTCGCTGGAGCCGTTCTTCGACCGGCGAGGGCACTGGCACGACTGGACGACCGTCCAACGGATCGCGCTCGACGCGGCGCTCCGGACGGCCGATCCCGTGTGGGAGGCCAGGGGCCTGCGGGCGCTGGCCCGGGCCGAGAGCCGGCTCGGTCTGCACGGGTCGGCCCGTCTCCGCCTGAACCGCGCGCTGTCGCTCTTCACCGAGTCGGGCGACACCGTCGGGCGGGCCGACACCCATCGCAGCCTCGGCTGGACCCACGACCAGGAGGGGGACCTGCCCGGCGCCCTCCGCCACAACCGGCTGGCCATGGAACTCTTCCGGGACAGCGGTCGCCGCGCCGCGTACGCCAGCGTGCTCAACTCCGTCGGCTGGTACCACGCGCTGCTCGGCGAGTACCAGGAGGCCCTGAGCCACTGCCAGCAGGCCCTGGCCCTGCTCCAGGAGTTCGGCGACCGTTACGGCGAGGCCTCCACCTGGCACACCATCGCGTACGCCCACCACCACCTCGGGCGCCATCCGAACGCCCTTCTCGGCTACGGCAACGCGCTCGCCCTCTATCGGGAGCTGGGCGTTCCCTACCTGGAGGCCTGCACCCTCGTCCACATCGGCGACACGCATGCCGCGATGAGCGACCACGACAGCGCCGTCGAGGTCCGGCAGCAGGCCCTCACCCTCCTCATCACCCTCGGCCACCCGGACGCCGAGCAGGTCCGGGCCCTGCTCACCGCGAGCGAGCGATACGCGTGA
- a CDS encoding AfsR/SARP family transcriptional regulator, protein MLGPLRVRRGGEDLDLGFPQQRALLALLVVRAGRVVPSGDVVDVLWPERAPASAMNVVRRYAGSLRRLLEPGLPPRAPGQRLPRRDGGYLLDADEDEVDLLRFRALTKRGKRAAATGRSEAATRCFVDALGEWRGPVARGIPAAVREHAVFGEVERELLRTTRMAADAALLCGRSEQVLPRLRQALELDPLDESLHAALVMALAATGLQAEALAAYERVRRLLAAELGVTPGTDLTTAHTRVLRQEWTPLRSTSQPVSLPIRSADLPEEPPGAATGPAVAPPAVPLTRLPPCVPVFVGRGGELRRLAEITDTVGPSGGAPATVLISGMPGIGKTALAVHWAHGVAERFPDGQLHVGLKGFDPVEAPLEPDAALRALLTALGVPPARLQGGTDSLTGLYRSLLVGRRLLLVLDDAADTEQVRPLLPASPGSLTLVTSRNGLSGLVAAGAHPLRLDLPSTADARTTLTAHLTHAGPPTGPPEPLKRVEPTGPNGPTESTGPTEPTEPIHQIEPIEEIVSRCGRLPLALAIIAARAAHHPSRPLAALAALDALAAELRHSRRGLDAFAAPGGTPDLRAVLTRSYRRLPPEHARLFRLLSLHPGPDLDAETAAALAQLPVRRARQVLDGLADAHLVMEHTPGRYVQHELLRALAAELTGTHDSPEDRRTARRRLADPDPGTADA, encoded by the coding sequence GTGCTGGGGCCGCTCCGGGTGCGTCGGGGCGGGGAGGATCTCGACCTCGGTTTCCCGCAACAGCGGGCCCTGCTCGCGCTGTTGGTCGTACGGGCGGGCCGCGTGGTGCCGTCGGGTGACGTCGTCGACGTGCTGTGGCCGGAACGGGCGCCGGCGAGCGCGATGAACGTGGTGCGCCGGTACGCGGGTTCGCTGCGGCGGCTGCTCGAACCCGGGCTGCCGCCCCGGGCCCCCGGACAGCGGCTGCCGCGCCGCGACGGAGGGTACCTGCTGGACGCCGACGAGGACGAGGTCGACCTGCTGCGTTTCCGCGCGCTCACCAAGCGGGGCAAGCGGGCCGCCGCCACCGGGCGGTCCGAGGCGGCGACACGCTGCTTCGTCGACGCGCTGGGCGAGTGGCGGGGGCCGGTGGCGAGAGGGATCCCCGCCGCCGTCCGGGAGCACGCCGTGTTCGGCGAAGTGGAACGCGAGTTGCTCCGTACGACCAGGATGGCCGCCGACGCGGCGCTCCTCTGCGGGAGGAGCGAGCAGGTGCTGCCCCGACTGCGCCAGGCCCTCGAACTCGACCCCCTGGACGAGTCGTTGCACGCGGCCCTCGTCATGGCCCTGGCCGCGACCGGCCTCCAGGCGGAGGCGCTGGCCGCGTACGAGCGCGTACGACGGCTGCTGGCCGCGGAGTTGGGCGTGACACCGGGGACGGACCTGACCACGGCCCACACCAGGGTGCTCCGCCAGGAGTGGACTCCGCTGCGGTCGACCTCACAGCCGGTTTCCCTGCCCATCCGTTCGGCCGACCTGCCGGAGGAGCCCCCGGGCGCGGCAACCGGACCGGCGGTCGCGCCCCCCGCCGTCCCGCTCACCCGACTGCCCCCCTGTGTGCCCGTCTTCGTCGGCAGAGGAGGTGAACTCCGTCGCCTGGCGGAGATCACGGACACGGTCGGCCCTTCCGGAGGGGCACCGGCCACCGTGCTGATCAGCGGAATGCCCGGGATCGGCAAAACGGCACTGGCGGTGCACTGGGCGCACGGGGTCGCCGAGCGATTCCCCGACGGCCAACTCCACGTCGGGCTGAAGGGGTTCGACCCGGTGGAGGCCCCCCTGGAGCCGGACGCGGCACTGCGCGCGCTCCTCACCGCGCTCGGGGTGCCGCCCGCGCGTCTGCAGGGCGGCACGGACTCGCTCACCGGGCTGTACCGGAGCCTGCTGGTCGGCCGACGACTGCTGCTGGTGCTGGACGACGCGGCCGACACCGAACAGGTACGTCCACTGCTGCCCGCGTCGCCCGGCTCGCTGACCCTGGTCACCAGCCGCAACGGCCTGTCCGGCCTCGTCGCGGCGGGCGCCCATCCCCTCCGCCTGGACCTACCGTCTACGGCGGACGCCCGGACCACACTGACGGCCCACCTCACCCACGCCGGCCCGCCGACCGGGCCACCCGAACCGCTCAAGCGGGTCGAACCCACCGGACCCAACGGACCCACCGAATCCACCGGACCCACCGAACCCACCGAACCCATCCACCAGATCGAACCCATCGAAGAGATCGTCAGCCGGTGTGGTCGGCTGCCCCTGGCTCTGGCGATCATCGCGGCCCGTGCCGCCCACCACCCCTCCCGCCCCCTCGCGGCTCTCGCGGCCCTCGACGCTCTCGCCGCCGAGCTGCGGCACTCCCGCCGCGGGCTCGACGCGTTCGCCGCGCCCGGCGGCACACCCGACCTCCGCGCCGTCCTCACCCGCTCCTACCGCCGCCTTCCGCCGGAGCACGCCCGGCTGTTCCGTCTGCTGTCCCTGCACCCCGGCCCCGACCTGGACGCCGAGACGGCCGCGGCCCTTGCCCAACTCCCCGTCCGGCGCGCCCGGCAGGTGCTCGACGGCCTCGCCGACGCGCACCTCGTCATGGAGCACACGCCCGGCCGCTACGTCCAGCACGAGCTGCTGCGCGCCCTCGCCGCCGAGTTGACCGGTACGCACGACTCCCCCGAGGACCGCCGTACCGCCCGTCGTCGCCTGGCCGACCCCGACCCGGGAACGGCCGACGCTTAG
- a CDS encoding helix-turn-helix domain-containing protein has translation MTRSDIGTIAPAGLRIAVLGGNPAELPGGGRPGTGAYRLTGRAGGAYLFVGVRGTPAPSAGRLPDLSLQPGDICFYDANHPPLLDFPEHCRLKVFLVPREELGLEDGGDDLRRVVANPVARSSRLGTLLSPFLSELADTAVSAISAEPPVGEMLARNAVNLLATLAAEQLGRARTGTPGADPTDSPVGRSPLMARVLRYIDEHLADADLSPEVIAGAHHISVRYLHRLFQDEGTSVGRWVQRRRLEECRRDLVLGVRNRRTIASVAGRWGFLSATHFSRVFRAAYGMSPSEWRDSAGQGPTGGRGTPLHHR, from the coding sequence ATGACCAGGTCCGACATCGGCACCATCGCGCCGGCGGGTCTCCGCATCGCCGTCCTCGGCGGGAACCCCGCTGAGTTGCCCGGCGGGGGACGGCCGGGCACCGGGGCCTACCGGCTGACCGGACGGGCCGGGGGCGCGTATCTGTTCGTGGGGGTGCGCGGGACCCCCGCCCCGTCCGCCGGGCGGCTCCCCGATCTCTCGCTCCAGCCGGGGGACATCTGTTTCTACGACGCGAACCATCCGCCGTTACTGGACTTCCCCGAGCACTGCCGTCTCAAGGTCTTCCTGGTCCCGCGCGAGGAACTGGGGCTGGAGGACGGCGGCGACGACCTACGGCGGGTCGTCGCGAACCCGGTCGCCCGGTCCTCCCGGCTGGGGACCCTGCTGTCGCCGTTCCTGTCCGAGCTGGCCGACACGGCGGTCTCGGCGATCTCCGCGGAGCCCCCGGTGGGCGAGATGCTCGCCCGGAACGCCGTGAACCTGTTGGCCACGCTCGCCGCGGAGCAGCTGGGGCGGGCCCGGACCGGTACGCCGGGCGCCGACCCGACGGACTCACCGGTCGGCCGCTCGCCGCTGATGGCGCGTGTCCTGCGGTACATCGACGAGCATCTGGCCGACGCGGACCTGTCACCCGAGGTGATCGCGGGAGCCCACCACATCTCGGTGCGCTATCTGCACAGGCTCTTCCAGGACGAGGGGACGTCCGTGGGCCGCTGGGTCCAGCGCCGTCGGCTGGAGGAGTGCCGGCGCGACCTGGTGCTCGGCGTCCGCAACCGTCGGACCATCGCCTCGGTCGCCGGCCGCTGGGGCTTCCTCAGCGCGACCCACTTCAGCCGGGTGTTCCGGGCGGCGTACGGCATGTCGCCGAGCGAGTGGCGGGACTCGGCGGGGCAGGGCCCGACGGGCGGCCGGGGCACACCACTTCACCACCGGTAG
- a CDS encoding hydrolase, with protein sequence MPVVNIDIDAVTATPGPDLLTPDNCAVLFVDHQPQMFFGTGSGDRTAIINATVGLAKAAKVFDVPVVLSTVAAESFSGPLLPQLADVFPERKTVDRTTMNAWEDVAFVEAVKATGRTKLVIAGLWTEVCVVLPALSALAQGYEVYVVTDASGGVSPQAHEHAVQRMIQAGAVPVTWVQVLLEFQRDWARTETYGPTTEVVKEHGGAYGLGIVYAQAVIGEHAAG encoded by the coding sequence ATGCCCGTGGTCAACATCGACATCGACGCCGTCACCGCCACTCCCGGCCCCGACCTGCTCACCCCCGACAACTGCGCGGTCCTGTTCGTGGACCACCAGCCGCAGATGTTCTTCGGCACCGGCAGCGGTGACCGCACCGCGATCATCAACGCGACCGTGGGGCTGGCCAAGGCCGCCAAGGTCTTCGACGTGCCGGTGGTCCTCAGCACGGTGGCCGCCGAGTCCTTCTCCGGCCCGCTCCTGCCGCAGCTCGCGGATGTCTTCCCCGAACGGAAGACCGTCGACCGTACGACGATGAACGCCTGGGAGGACGTCGCCTTCGTCGAGGCGGTGAAGGCGACCGGCCGCACGAAGCTCGTCATCGCCGGCCTGTGGACCGAGGTGTGCGTCGTCCTGCCCGCCCTGTCCGCACTCGCCCAGGGCTATGAGGTCTACGTCGTCACCGACGCGTCCGGCGGCGTCAGCCCGCAGGCCCACGAGCACGCCGTGCAGCGGATGATCCAGGCCGGCGCCGTACCGGTCACCTGGGTGCAGGTGCTCCTGGAGTTCCAGCGGGACTGGGCCCGCACGGAGACGTACGGACCCACCACCGAGGTGGTCAAGGAACACGGCGGCGCCTATGGCCTCGGGATCGTCTACGCCCAGGCTGTCATCGGCGAGCACGCGGCGGGCTGA
- a CDS encoding alpha/beta hydrolase → MSDTSEPTRPVLEPAAAAFAEATANPPFLFELPPAEGRKAVDEVQSGEIAKPEIDEEWITVSGGPTGSVRARIVRPAGAEGVLPVILYIHGAGWVFGNAHTHDRLVRELAVGARAAVVFPEYDLSPEARYPVAIEQNYAVAKWVVEQGASKDLDGARLAVAGDSVGGNMTAALTLMAKQRGDVPLVHQVLFYPVTDASFDTGSYHQFATGYFLRRDGMRWFWDQYTTDEAERAQITASPLRADVDQLRDLPPALVITGEADVLRDEGEAYANKLREAGVAVTAVRFQGVIHDFVMLNALRETHAAEAAITLATTTLRTTLHGS, encoded by the coding sequence ATGTCCGACACCTCCGAGCCGACCCGCCCGGTCCTGGAACCGGCGGCCGCCGCCTTCGCCGAAGCCACCGCCAACCCGCCCTTCCTCTTCGAACTGCCGCCCGCGGAAGGCCGTAAGGCGGTCGACGAGGTGCAGTCCGGCGAGATCGCGAAGCCGGAGATCGACGAGGAGTGGATCACCGTCTCCGGCGGTCCGACGGGCAGTGTCCGGGCGCGGATCGTCCGGCCCGCCGGGGCCGAGGGCGTCCTGCCCGTGATCCTCTACATCCACGGCGCGGGCTGGGTGTTCGGCAACGCGCACACCCATGACCGGCTGGTGCGCGAGCTGGCCGTCGGCGCGCGGGCCGCCGTGGTCTTCCCCGAGTACGATCTCTCCCCCGAGGCCCGCTACCCGGTCGCCATCGAGCAGAACTACGCGGTCGCGAAATGGGTCGTCGAGCAGGGCGCGTCCAAGGACCTGGACGGGGCCCGGCTGGCGGTCGCCGGTGACTCGGTCGGCGGCAACATGACCGCCGCGCTGACCCTGATGGCCAAGCAGCGCGGTGACGTCCCGCTGGTCCATCAGGTGCTGTTCTACCCGGTGACGGACGCGAGCTTCGACACCGGCTCCTACCACCAATTCGCCACGGGCTACTTCCTGCGCCGCGACGGCATGCGGTGGTTCTGGGACCAGTACACGACCGACGAGGCCGAGCGCGCCCAGATCACCGCGTCCCCGCTGCGGGCCGACGTCGACCAGCTCAGGGACCTGCCCCCGGCCCTCGTGATCACCGGCGAGGCCGACGTCCTGCGCGACGAGGGCGAGGCGTACGCGAACAAGCTGCGTGAGGCCGGTGTGGCGGTGACGGCCGTGCGCTTCCAGGGCGTCATCCACGACTTCGTCATGCTGAACGCCCTGCGCGAGACCCACGCCGCCGAGGCCGCGATCACCCTGGCCACGACCACCCTGCGCACGACCCTGCACGGCAGCTGA
- a CDS encoding alpha/beta hydrolase, with the protein MSPTPTVLLVHGAFADASSWAGVVEELRGQDIPVRALPNPLRGLASDAAYVASAAAQIDGPVVLVGHSYGGAIITVAGAAENVVGLVYVAAYVPEQDESLGELQGRFPLSPLVANLDEWTYPVEGADPAVEVTIKPEAFPGIFAADVPAEVTEVLAVSQRPLAASVFTETARTAAWRTKPSWAVVADSDQAINPDVQRFGAKRAGATVTEVEGASHAVAVSRPKEVATVIQEAVRATT; encoded by the coding sequence ATGTCCCCCACCCCCACCGTCCTCCTCGTGCACGGAGCCTTCGCCGACGCGTCCAGCTGGGCCGGCGTCGTCGAGGAGCTGCGCGGCCAGGACATCCCGGTCCGCGCGCTGCCGAACCCGCTGCGCGGTCTCGCCTCCGACGCCGCGTACGTCGCGTCGGCGGCGGCCCAGATCGACGGCCCCGTCGTCCTCGTCGGCCACTCCTACGGCGGCGCGATCATCACCGTGGCGGGCGCCGCCGAGAACGTCGTCGGCCTGGTCTACGTCGCCGCGTACGTCCCCGAACAGGACGAGAGCCTGGGCGAGTTGCAGGGCCGCTTCCCGCTGTCCCCGCTGGTCGCCAACCTCGACGAGTGGACGTACCCCGTCGAGGGCGCGGACCCCGCCGTGGAGGTCACCATCAAGCCGGAGGCCTTCCCCGGCATCTTCGCCGCCGATGTCCCGGCGGAGGTCACCGAGGTCCTCGCCGTCTCCCAACGTCCGCTCGCCGCCTCGGTGTTCACGGAGACGGCCCGCACGGCCGCATGGCGGACCAAGCCCTCCTGGGCGGTCGTCGCCGACTCGGACCAGGCCATCAACCCCGACGTCCAGCGCTTCGGCGCCAAGCGTGCCGGCGCCACCGTCACCGAAGTCGAGGGCGCCTCCCACGCCGTGGCGGTCTCCCGCCCCAAGGAGGTCGCGACGGTGATCCAGGAAGCGGTACGAGCCACCACCTGA
- a CDS encoding FAD-dependent oxidoreductase, with product MPRTAVVIGASMAGMLAAAALARSVDEVIVLERDDLPDEPRPRRGLPQGRHAHILLPSGRDAIDELVPGGEVRGRLLAAGARERGLTSGLVTLGPQGWYRRSRHHDAYPLLIGSRDLIDRTVRDSVLASTTRVRIRRASATGLLGTAERVTGVRLTTDAEGGAGSSAGAAEERLRADLVVDASGRGTRVEHWLADLGITGIRKDVVDSGLVYATRLYRTPVGAENFPPAQVTADPKSGRPGRSGLLLPIEGDRWLVSLAGTRGGEPTGSPEDFVPFALGLRHPLVGRLIAGAEPLTEVTLSRSTRNKRRYFETSERWPEGLVALGDAVATYNPVYGQGMSVAALGARELSRELDRAGIGAPGLARRVQRAAAKVVHAAWTMSVGQDQWFPGVRGKSPTLADRLLSAYTGRMSRVATGSYRVSAAMCGVTTLQADALHLLHPALLLSTALGPFLPPLSGPPLTPEERNILSGLDTPAS from the coding sequence ATGCCGCGTACCGCGGTCGTCATCGGGGCGAGTATGGCCGGCATGCTCGCCGCCGCGGCCCTGGCCCGGTCCGTCGACGAGGTGATCGTGCTGGAACGTGACGACCTTCCGGACGAACCCCGACCGCGCAGAGGGCTCCCGCAGGGCCGCCACGCCCACATCCTCCTGCCCAGCGGCCGCGACGCCATCGACGAACTCGTGCCGGGCGGCGAGGTGCGGGGGCGCCTGCTGGCGGCGGGCGCCCGGGAACGCGGCCTCACCTCCGGCCTGGTCACCCTGGGCCCGCAGGGCTGGTACCGCCGCTCACGCCATCACGACGCCTACCCCCTGCTCATCGGCAGCCGCGACCTGATCGACCGGACCGTACGGGACTCCGTCCTCGCGAGCACCACCCGCGTCAGGATCCGCCGCGCCTCGGCCACCGGCCTCCTCGGCACCGCCGAGCGGGTCACCGGCGTCCGGCTCACCACCGACGCGGAGGGGGGCGCGGGCTCAAGCGCGGGGGCCGCCGAGGAGCGTCTGCGCGCGGACCTGGTCGTCGACGCGAGCGGGCGTGGCACCCGCGTCGAGCACTGGCTCGCGGACCTCGGCATCACCGGCATCCGCAAGGACGTGGTCGACTCCGGGCTGGTCTACGCGACCCGCCTCTACCGCACCCCCGTCGGGGCGGAGAACTTCCCTCCGGCGCAGGTGACGGCGGACCCGAAGAGCGGTCGGCCCGGCCGTTCGGGGCTCCTCCTCCCGATCGAGGGCGACCGCTGGCTGGTCAGCCTCGCCGGTACCCGGGGCGGCGAACCGACCGGCTCGCCCGAGGACTTCGTCCCCTTCGCCCTCGGCCTGCGCCACCCCCTCGTGGGTCGGCTGATCGCCGGCGCCGAACCCCTGACCGAGGTGACCCTCAGCCGCAGCACGCGCAACAAGCGCCGCTACTTCGAGACGTCCGAGCGGTGGCCCGAGGGGCTGGTGGCGCTCGGGGACGCCGTCGCCACCTACAACCCGGTCTACGGGCAGGGCATGTCGGTGGCCGCGCTGGGCGCGCGCGAGCTGAGCCGGGAGCTGGACCGGGCCGGCATCGGCGCGCCCGGTCTGGCCCGGCGGGTGCAGCGGGCCGCGGCGAAGGTGGTGCACGCGGCGTGGACCATGTCGGTCGGCCAGGACCAGTGGTTCCCCGGGGTGCGGGGCAAGTCCCCCACGCTCGCCGACCGTCTGCTGTCCGCCTACACCGGCCGGATGTCCCGCGTGGCCACGGGCTCGTACCGTGTCTCCGCCGCGATGTGCGGGGTGACCACCCTCCAGGCGGACGCCCTCCACCTGCTCCACCCAGCCCTGCTCCTGTCCACGGCCCTGGGCCCGTTCCTCCCGCCCCTGTCGGGCCCCCCGCTCACCCCGGAGGAACGGAACATCCTGAGCGGCCTCGACACCCCCGCCTCTTAA